One genomic window of Trichomycterus rosablanca isolate fTriRos1 chromosome 1, fTriRos1.hap1, whole genome shotgun sequence includes the following:
- the rps5 gene encoding 40S ribosomal protein S5 — MADWETAPAVAETPEIKLFGKWSTDDVQINDISLQDYIAVKEKYAKYLPHSGGRYAAKRFRKAQCPIVERLTNSMMMHGRNNGKKLMTVRIVKHAFEIIHLLTGENPLQVLVNAIINSGPREDSTRIGRAGTVRRQAVDVSPLRRVNQAIWLLCTGAREAAFRNIKTIAECLADELINAAKGSSNSYAIKKKDELERVAKSNR, encoded by the exons ATGGCAGACTGGGAGACCGCGCCCGCTGTGGCTGAGACACCCGAGATCAAACTGTTCGGGAAGTGGAGCACCGATGATGTACAGATCAACGACATCTCCCTTCAG GACTACATCGCTGTGAAGGAGAAGTATGCCAAGTACCTCCCTCACTCCGGAGGGCGCTACGCCGCCAAGCGCTTCCGTAAGGCCCAGTGCCCCATCGTGGAGCGTCTGACCAACTCCATGATGATGCACGGGCGCAACAACGGCAAGAAGCTGATGACCGTGCGCATCGTCAAGCACGCCTTCGAGATCATCCACCTGCTGACCGGAGAG aaccctCTGCAGGTGTTGGTCAACGCCATCATTAACAGTGGCCCACGTGAAGACTCCACCCGTATCGGCCGCGCCGGAACGGTCAGGAGACAGGCCGTGGACGTGTCCCCACTCCGCCGTGTCAACCAG gctaTCTGGCTGCTGTGCACAGGGGCGAGAGAAGCCGCCTTCAGGAACATTAAGACCATCGCTGAGTGTCTGGCCGACGAGCTCATCAACGCCGCCAAG GGTTCGTCAAACTCCTACGCCATCAAGAAGAAGGACGAGCTGGAGAGAGTGGCCAAGTCCAACCGTTAA